In Oryzihumus leptocrescens, the following are encoded in one genomic region:
- a CDS encoding SRPBCC family protein, with translation MPTDSSTQNVEIDAAFEDVLATIRDVASQPEWIPEILEAEVLSTFDTGLPQTARFKAKATVGTDRYTLSYDHTDDAMSWTMLSGVLQTGQEGLYTLTPLGSGRVRVTYELTIHHNLPLPGFIRSRVIRGLVASTLTGLKSHLEGAPV, from the coding sequence ATGCCGACCGACAGCTCCACCCAGAACGTCGAGATCGACGCGGCGTTCGAGGACGTGCTCGCCACGATCCGCGACGTCGCCAGCCAGCCGGAGTGGATCCCCGAGATCCTGGAGGCCGAGGTCCTCTCGACCTTCGACACCGGGCTGCCCCAGACCGCGCGGTTCAAGGCCAAGGCCACGGTCGGCACCGACCGCTACACGCTCTCCTACGACCACACCGACGACGCGATGAGCTGGACGATGCTCTCCGGCGTGCTGCAGACCGGGCAGGAGGGCCTCTACACCCTGACACCGCTGGGGTCCGGGCGCGTCCGGGTGACCTACGAGCTGACGATCCACCACAACCTCCCGCTGCCGGGGTTCATCCGCTCCCGGGTCATCCGCGGCCTGGTCGCCAGCACCCTCACGGGGCTCAAGTCGCACCTGGAGGGCGCGCCCGTCTGA
- a CDS encoding glycoside hydrolase family 16 protein, with the protein MRRLALLAVAALVLASLATCRQPDAPPPARTPRSTTVPHGPSGTWALHWTDEFNGTSLDLGKWQPNWGGATSSSVTKPVNTAELSCYDPRQVTESGGALHLTAVKRPCLSWQYASGLVETARTFQFTYGYAEARMLLPASDVFGACTNWPAFWVNGNDGAPIEEIDTMECLGGDVQWHYSWDHYHHEVTNLTPAWHNSMPPSASGWHTFGVDWEPGSMTFYYDGVSQGSVAQPATHPHYLVVNLAVSSRISPPVLVPQTVSIDYVRVFTRR; encoded by the coding sequence ATGAGGAGGCTCGCGCTCCTGGCCGTCGCCGCACTGGTGCTGGCCTCGTTGGCGACCTGCCGCCAGCCGGACGCCCCTCCACCGGCCCGGACACCGCGGAGCACCACCGTGCCGCATGGCCCGTCCGGCACGTGGGCGCTCCACTGGACCGACGAGTTCAACGGCACCAGCCTCGACCTGGGCAAGTGGCAACCGAACTGGGGTGGTGCCACCAGCTCCTCGGTCACCAAGCCGGTCAACACGGCGGAGCTGTCCTGCTACGACCCGCGTCAGGTCACCGAGTCCGGCGGCGCCCTGCACCTGACGGCGGTCAAACGCCCCTGCCTGTCCTGGCAGTACGCCTCGGGACTGGTCGAGACGGCCCGCACCTTCCAGTTCACCTACGGCTACGCCGAGGCGCGCATGCTCCTGCCGGCGAGTGACGTTTTCGGCGCCTGCACGAACTGGCCGGCGTTCTGGGTCAACGGCAACGACGGTGCCCCGATCGAGGAGATCGACACCATGGAGTGCCTGGGTGGCGACGTCCAGTGGCACTACAGCTGGGACCACTACCACCACGAGGTCACCAACCTGACGCCCGCCTGGCACAACTCCATGCCGCCCTCCGCCTCCGGGTGGCACACGTTCGGCGTCGACTGGGAGCCCGGGTCGATGACCTTCTACTACGACGGCGTGTCCCAGGGCTCCGTGGCCCAGCCTGCGACGCATCCCCACTACCTGGTCGTCAACCTCGCCGTGTCGAGCAGGATCTCCCCGCCGGTCCTGGTGCCGCAGACCGTGAGCATCGACTACGTCCGGGTCTTCACGAGGAGGTGA
- a CDS encoding RraA family protein, giving the protein MNADYAARLVSLTTAHIADACIRVDIPVRCAPAGTRPLAAGARVAGRVLPARHAGSVDVFLEAFEHAREGDVLVVDNGGRTDQACIGDLVVAEAKAAGVAGLLVWGLHRDTADILAIGLPVFSLGAIPTGPLELAPRDSQALTSARVGEHTVSTGDVVLADDDGAVFLPDDRVAEILDVADGICDAERRQAERIRSGNILRQQVEFASFLDNRKRNANLTFREHLRTVGGAIEE; this is encoded by the coding sequence ATGAACGCCGACTACGCCGCACGGCTTGTGTCGTTGACGACCGCGCATATCGCGGACGCTTGCATCCGCGTCGACATACCGGTGCGATGCGCACCGGCCGGGACGCGTCCGCTTGCTGCAGGGGCACGCGTCGCAGGCCGCGTGCTGCCCGCTCGACACGCCGGCAGCGTCGACGTGTTCCTCGAAGCGTTCGAGCACGCCCGCGAAGGAGACGTGCTCGTCGTCGACAACGGTGGACGCACCGACCAAGCGTGCATCGGTGATCTTGTCGTCGCCGAAGCGAAAGCTGCGGGTGTCGCAGGGCTCCTCGTGTGGGGCTTACACCGGGACACCGCGGACATCCTTGCGATCGGCCTGCCAGTGTTCAGCTTGGGCGCGATCCCGACCGGACCGCTGGAGCTGGCACCGCGGGACTCGCAGGCGCTGACGTCTGCCCGCGTCGGCGAGCACACGGTCAGCACCGGCGACGTTGTCCTCGCAGACGACGATGGAGCCGTCTTCCTCCCCGATGACCGTGTTGCCGAGATCCTCGACGTTGCCGACGGCATCTGCGACGCCGAGCGGCGGCAAGCGGAGCGAATCCGGAGCGGGAACATCCTTCGGCAGCAGGTCGAGTTCGCGTCGTTCCTCGATAACAGAAAGCGGAACGCCAACCTGACCTTCCGTGAGCACCTGCGGACCGTCGGCGGTGCGATCGAGGAATGA
- a CDS encoding helix-turn-helix transcriptional regulator, giving the protein MPEGVSYPLAGRSHELAVVMERLALATRGQPTGLLVYGEAGVGKTRLVSEACTRSSGVQVLSGSCVHFGSASLPFSAVASAVARWLAGVSDKAGAEVLWGLDELTAILPGRGYRPSGELGVLLRQMDQAVRRIAERAPVALVVDDLQWADTSSLDLLAFLLTGMSSVPVAIVATARDEDRPEGHPLNVWLADIRRLPGVGELRLQRLGPDGTAEQIAAMLGTGAATEGFVSQVHERSGGNPYLTELLLRDVSPVAPALSAAVPEALREALLGRWHGLGKAARDASRLLAIGGRPTGSDVLERVNAELSLSPAGGVPDVRSAVAEAVESGVAARVGDGLLWFRHPLIAEVLTADLPRNESAAVHAAYAKGLEAFGGAPGDIATHHELAGHPPDAFRWSLTAADEAGAVQGNPERLEHLLRACRLWPHLRRQPGSSADQAHLLLRTGRAALGLGRIEQALSLVEQALALTDAAADPRLVCQLLLVQHRLFMESGNYGMAAYTPPLLEAMSVAELLADPPEKLTVAAVAAWTESYTDEATGRAQSIAVLQAARLTGSSEPLIFALLASARTSSHNEEAVRQLTEAYHLAAAHGDALAMVEAVLELGNRFMERGDYVSVARVYEEHGVELMRAGAPFQGKFILSVAGAFALVLGRWDEARELLRPLLASASADFRESFARTAMARLCARTGDLGSARWHLGRAAEVCTTEYRGTGSYPFGEAEVLIAEGRPAAALGLIAAQIGQATARDPRDGDEFLCLAARAFADLAEAARDRNEPSGVALAEASLARMLAAWSTVAVKDFVRGSPQDLIQPARQALYDAELARGRDLPEQAVAWRSATEACQAAGLPWEEATAAWRLGEALLRGVGTRAEVAEALRKAHSLAVSLGALALRANIEALALASHMPLESPAPLASAAEDGLSVLTPREREVLAHVMAGRSNTEIAKALFISDKTVSVHVSSILRKSGTTNRAEAAAWARRLTSSASTDEPRRVPLQVPWDAPLRR; this is encoded by the coding sequence ATGCCGGAAGGCGTCTCCTACCCGCTGGCGGGCAGAAGCCATGAGTTGGCCGTGGTGATGGAGAGGTTGGCCCTCGCGACGCGGGGGCAGCCCACCGGGCTGCTCGTGTACGGCGAGGCGGGGGTAGGTAAGACGCGCTTGGTGAGCGAGGCGTGCACCCGCTCTTCCGGGGTGCAGGTTCTCTCGGGTTCTTGCGTGCACTTCGGCTCTGCTTCGCTGCCATTCTCGGCCGTCGCTTCGGCGGTGGCTCGCTGGCTCGCGGGGGTGAGCGACAAGGCGGGTGCCGAGGTCCTGTGGGGCTTGGACGAGCTCACGGCGATCCTGCCGGGTCGGGGCTACCGTCCCAGCGGGGAGCTTGGAGTGTTGTTACGGCAGATGGACCAAGCCGTGCGTCGCATCGCTGAGCGGGCGCCGGTGGCCCTGGTCGTCGACGACCTCCAGTGGGCTGACACTTCGTCCCTGGACCTGCTCGCGTTCCTCCTCACCGGCATGAGCAGCGTGCCTGTGGCGATCGTGGCGACTGCCCGGGACGAAGACCGCCCGGAAGGGCACCCGCTGAACGTGTGGCTCGCAGACATTCGGCGTCTGCCCGGTGTCGGCGAACTGCGCCTTCAGCGTCTTGGGCCAGATGGCACCGCTGAGCAGATCGCAGCGATGCTCGGGACGGGCGCGGCAACCGAGGGCTTTGTGTCCCAGGTGCACGAGCGGTCCGGGGGCAATCCGTACCTGACGGAGCTGCTGTTGCGGGACGTCTCGCCCGTGGCGCCAGCCCTGTCGGCCGCTGTGCCAGAGGCGTTGCGCGAGGCGCTCCTGGGACGGTGGCACGGTTTGGGCAAGGCCGCCCGCGACGCCTCCCGCCTGCTGGCGATCGGAGGTCGCCCAACGGGGAGCGACGTCCTTGAACGCGTGAACGCCGAACTCAGCCTGTCGCCTGCCGGAGGTGTCCCCGATGTGCGTTCGGCCGTTGCCGAGGCGGTGGAGTCCGGCGTCGCGGCGCGGGTGGGCGACGGCCTGCTGTGGTTCCGGCATCCCCTGATCGCGGAGGTGCTCACCGCGGACCTGCCACGCAACGAGAGCGCGGCGGTCCATGCGGCCTACGCCAAGGGGCTCGAGGCCTTTGGGGGCGCGCCGGGCGACATCGCGACCCACCACGAACTGGCAGGACATCCCCCAGACGCATTCCGCTGGTCCCTGACGGCAGCCGATGAGGCGGGCGCGGTGCAGGGCAACCCCGAGCGGCTGGAGCACCTGCTGCGTGCATGTCGGCTCTGGCCGCATTTGCGGCGCCAACCAGGGTCGTCCGCCGACCAGGCGCACCTGTTGCTGCGGACCGGCAGAGCCGCTCTGGGCCTGGGCCGGATCGAGCAGGCCCTCTCGCTGGTCGAGCAGGCCCTGGCCCTGACTGACGCGGCCGCGGACCCTCGACTTGTCTGCCAGCTCCTGCTCGTCCAGCACCGGCTCTTCATGGAGTCCGGCAACTATGGGATGGCCGCGTACACCCCCCCGCTCCTTGAGGCCATGTCCGTTGCGGAACTCCTTGCCGACCCGCCCGAGAAACTCACCGTGGCGGCTGTCGCAGCATGGACGGAGTCCTACACCGATGAGGCGACCGGAAGAGCGCAATCCATTGCCGTGCTTCAGGCGGCCCGGCTGACCGGCTCATCAGAGCCACTGATCTTCGCCCTGCTGGCCAGCGCACGGACGTCCTCGCACAACGAAGAGGCAGTACGGCAGCTCACCGAGGCCTATCACCTTGCTGCGGCTCATGGGGATGCCCTAGCGATGGTCGAGGCGGTCCTGGAGCTCGGCAACCGGTTCATGGAGCGGGGGGACTATGTGTCCGTCGCGCGCGTCTACGAAGAGCACGGAGTCGAGCTGATGCGTGCCGGTGCACCCTTCCAGGGCAAGTTCATCCTCTCCGTCGCCGGTGCCTTCGCGCTGGTCCTGGGGCGATGGGACGAGGCCCGAGAGCTCCTGCGTCCCCTGCTCGCGTCCGCCAGTGCGGACTTCCGTGAATCGTTCGCGCGAACCGCGATGGCCCGCCTCTGTGCCCGGACCGGAGATCTGGGTTCGGCGAGATGGCACTTGGGCCGGGCCGCCGAGGTATGCACCACCGAGTACCGCGGCACCGGGAGCTACCCGTTCGGGGAGGCCGAGGTGCTCATCGCTGAAGGCCGCCCTGCTGCCGCGCTGGGACTCATCGCCGCCCAGATCGGCCAAGCCACCGCACGCGACCCCCGCGACGGTGACGAGTTCCTGTGCCTGGCCGCGCGCGCTTTCGCCGACCTGGCCGAAGCCGCCCGCGACCGGAACGAACCCAGCGGCGTTGCTCTGGCGGAGGCGAGCCTGGCACGCATGCTGGCGGCGTGGTCCACCGTGGCGGTGAAGGACTTCGTCCGCGGGAGCCCTCAAGACCTGATCCAGCCAGCGCGGCAGGCGTTGTACGACGCCGAGCTCGCCCGTGGCCGTGACCTGCCTGAGCAGGCCGTCGCCTGGCGCAGCGCAACTGAGGCGTGCCAGGCGGCAGGCCTGCCATGGGAAGAGGCGACGGCCGCGTGGAGGCTGGGCGAGGCCCTTCTCAGAGGAGTGGGCACAAGAGCCGAGGTTGCGGAAGCGCTGAGGAAAGCCCACTCCCTGGCCGTCAGCCTGGGTGCCCTGGCCCTGCGCGCCAACATCGAGGCGCTCGCGCTCGCCAGCCACATGCCTCTTGAGAGCCCCGCACCGCTGGCTTCGGCGGCGGAAGACGGCCTGTCGGTCCTGACCCCGCGCGAGAGGGAGGTGCTCGCGCACGTGATGGCCGGCCGCTCGAACACCGAGATCGCCAAGGCCCTGTTCATCAGCGACAAGACCGTCAGCGTCCATGTCTCCAGCATCCTGCGGAAGTCCGGCACGACGAACCGCGCCGAGGCGGCGGCCTGGGCCAGGCGGCTGACCAGCTCCGCCTCAACAGACGAACCGCGCCGCGTCCCGCTCCAGGTTCCTTGGGACGCACCGCTGCGGCGATGA
- a CDS encoding MFS transporter translates to MLILQAGNAVNAFGYGLVLPFEIIYLHQARGFSTSTAGLVLAATMGISAIATPPTGSLLDRYSARALVVAGSLASALGYAGFAFVEHPWQGFACSIVSGAGLGVAGTANRTLVVRLIRPEQRAAAFALNRVAGNFGIGAGATVGGFIVAATPQLGTFQRLYFFDAVTYAGFALIVLAAVPNPRADIAAAPTHGNGTGYRAVARDRPFLIVIAANVVLVVVGHTFFSNILPPFAKAHTPVGPAEIGIIILVNTAFVVIAQIPAVRLVARMRRTHAFAATSALFAVALLAVVPATVTHSELAATSVLAGVAIVLAIGEIAHILVLGPLVADMAPEHLLGRYLSLYTLTFTGSLALGPATGGLLLQTSPDAIWWGGALAALLAGAVLLKLGDRIPDPLRQAPAPSTVGTAPEAA, encoded by the coding sequence GTGCTCATCCTTCAGGCGGGCAACGCGGTCAACGCTTTCGGCTACGGGCTCGTGCTTCCGTTTGAGATCATCTATCTGCACCAGGCACGTGGCTTCTCGACGTCGACCGCCGGACTGGTTCTCGCGGCGACCATGGGGATCTCCGCCATCGCGACCCCGCCGACGGGATCGCTCCTCGACCGGTACTCCGCCAGAGCGTTGGTGGTCGCAGGAAGTCTGGCGAGCGCGCTCGGTTACGCCGGGTTCGCCTTCGTAGAACATCCCTGGCAGGGCTTTGCCTGCTCCATTGTCAGCGGAGCCGGGCTCGGCGTCGCAGGGACGGCCAATCGGACACTGGTTGTCAGGTTGATCAGGCCGGAGCAGCGAGCGGCCGCCTTTGCGCTGAACCGCGTCGCCGGCAACTTCGGTATCGGTGCCGGCGCGACCGTCGGCGGCTTCATCGTCGCAGCCACCCCGCAGCTCGGCACATTCCAGCGTCTCTATTTCTTCGACGCTGTCACCTACGCCGGGTTCGCGCTGATCGTGCTCGCTGCCGTGCCGAACCCGCGAGCCGACATCGCCGCGGCGCCGACACACGGTAACGGGACCGGCTATCGCGCGGTCGCTCGAGATCGGCCTTTCCTCATCGTGATCGCAGCCAACGTCGTGCTCGTCGTCGTCGGTCACACGTTCTTCTCCAACATCCTGCCGCCGTTCGCCAAGGCACACACGCCAGTCGGGCCCGCTGAGATCGGGATCATCATTCTCGTCAACACCGCCTTCGTCGTCATCGCGCAGATCCCGGCGGTGCGCCTGGTGGCACGGATGCGTCGCACACACGCGTTCGCGGCGACGAGCGCCCTGTTTGCTGTCGCCCTGCTCGCCGTCGTGCCGGCGACAGTCACCCACTCGGAGCTCGCTGCGACCAGCGTCCTCGCCGGGGTTGCGATCGTGTTGGCCATCGGCGAGATCGCGCACATTCTCGTTCTCGGGCCGCTGGTCGCGGACATGGCCCCAGAACATCTGCTCGGCCGCTACCTCTCTCTCTACACCCTCACCTTCACCGGCTCCCTGGCGCTCGGCCCGGCGACCGGCGGCCTTCTCCTCCAGACCTCGCCGGACGCCATCTGGTGGGGCGGCGCGCTCGCCGCGCTGCTAGCCGGAGCCGTCCTGCTGAAGCTCGGCGACCGCATCCCCGACCCGCTCCGCCAAGCCCCAGCACCGTCGACTGTTGGGACAGCGCCGGAGGCCGCGTGA
- a CDS encoding PEP/pyruvate-binding domain-containing protein, whose protein sequence is MTEQPDVDALVLDLRMVDGHLLDSIGGKAANLGELMRAGLAVPPGFCVTTTAYARATADADLVAVATVLARLDPADTAGVAEHAARAREVVLAAGMPDQVAEAVSAAYEALPEGPDVAVAVRSSATAEDLPTASFAGQQDTFLNVVGTPAVLEAVRRCWASLWTDRAVAYRQVNGIDHTAVRLAVVVQRMVDATVAGVLFTADPVSGARQHAVIEATPGLGEAVVSGTVNPDRFVVDTDRGTVVHRALGDKRHVVRSRPGGGTAHITLPAADTVACLDDQQACRLARLGLQVQDHFGAPQDIEWALDRFGQAWLVQSRPITTLFPVPVARSRDGSTLRLFFCMSLAQGLHRPLTPMGLSAFNLLGAAVGDIAGLHTADPVQGPVAVTPAADRLFLDVTALVRHPVGRRVFPRVLDVMEARSAVALRSALEDPRLPPRRGGRLRFAARLGRVMVRFRMPVVAAQAGLRPSSAQRRAGRLEAAARRRRGLGERASASERLEWVIRHLEGQVVPPLPAIAPAAAAGFAMFELARHLLGQDARPGDVQTVLRGLPHNVTTEMDLSLWDVAAATRLEESAATTVRDGEVADLDSAFRAGTLPPVVQRGLESFLERYGARAVAEIDLGMPRWRDDPGHLLVVLANYLRLPDGAPDPHAGFLRARREAEAMVDTLSRRAGRRGRLRGATVAFALRRARELAGLREMPKFLLVLGLAPARAELLRVGEHLASTGRLAAAEDVFFLDLTDVRAALDGADFREVVRRRRGTYDLELGRRRVPRLLWSDGTEPEQEPPPSADGRLRGTPASPGAVTARARIVQDPSHAHLEPGEILVAPSTDPGWTPLFLTAGGLVMEMGGANSHGAVVAREYGIPAVVGVPDATSRLTTGARVHVDGTHGVVTPE, encoded by the coding sequence ATGACGGAGCAGCCGGACGTGGACGCGCTCGTCCTCGACCTCCGCATGGTGGACGGCCACCTGCTGGACAGCATCGGCGGCAAGGCGGCGAACCTGGGCGAGCTGATGCGCGCCGGGCTGGCCGTGCCGCCAGGGTTCTGCGTCACCACCACGGCGTACGCGCGCGCCACCGCGGACGCAGACCTTGTCGCTGTGGCGACCGTGCTCGCCCGACTCGACCCGGCGGACACCGCGGGGGTGGCCGAGCATGCCGCACGCGCCCGCGAGGTCGTGCTCGCCGCCGGTATGCCGGACCAGGTCGCCGAGGCGGTCTCCGCCGCGTACGAGGCGCTGCCGGAAGGCCCCGACGTCGCGGTCGCGGTGCGCTCGTCCGCGACCGCCGAGGACCTGCCGACCGCGAGCTTCGCGGGCCAGCAGGACACGTTCCTCAACGTGGTGGGCACACCTGCCGTCCTGGAGGCGGTGCGGCGCTGCTGGGCGTCCCTCTGGACCGACCGCGCGGTCGCCTATCGACAGGTCAACGGCATCGACCACACGGCGGTCCGTCTCGCCGTCGTGGTGCAGCGCATGGTGGACGCCACGGTCGCCGGGGTGCTGTTCACCGCCGACCCGGTCTCCGGCGCGCGGCAGCACGCCGTCATCGAGGCCACCCCCGGCCTGGGCGAAGCGGTGGTCTCCGGCACGGTGAACCCGGACCGGTTCGTCGTCGACACCGACAGGGGCACCGTGGTGCACCGAGCGCTGGGCGACAAGCGCCATGTGGTCCGTTCCCGGCCCGGCGGCGGCACCGCGCACATCACCCTGCCCGCCGCGGATACCGTCGCGTGCCTCGACGACCAGCAGGCGTGCCGTCTGGCCCGCCTCGGCCTGCAGGTCCAGGACCACTTCGGCGCCCCGCAGGACATCGAGTGGGCCCTGGACCGGTTCGGGCAGGCGTGGCTCGTCCAGTCACGGCCCATCACCACCTTGTTCCCGGTGCCAGTGGCGCGGTCGCGGGACGGCTCGACCCTGCGGCTGTTCTTCTGCATGAGCCTGGCCCAGGGCCTGCACCGCCCGCTCACCCCGATGGGCCTCTCGGCCTTCAACCTCCTGGGTGCGGCAGTGGGCGACATCGCCGGTCTCCACACCGCCGACCCGGTCCAGGGGCCGGTCGCCGTCACCCCGGCCGCGGATCGGCTCTTCCTGGACGTCACCGCCCTGGTCCGGCACCCCGTCGGGCGGAGGGTGTTCCCCAGGGTGCTCGACGTCATGGAGGCGCGGTCGGCCGTGGCACTGCGCAGCGCCCTGGAGGACCCGCGGCTCCCACCCCGCCGGGGCGGGCGGCTGCGGTTCGCCGCGAGGCTGGGGCGCGTCATGGTGCGCTTCCGCATGCCCGTCGTCGCGGCCCAGGCAGGCCTCCGACCCTCCAGCGCCCAGCGCCGGGCCGGCCGGCTCGAGGCGGCGGCGCGGCGGCGCCGGGGCCTGGGGGAACGCGCGTCGGCGAGCGAGCGGCTGGAGTGGGTCATCCGGCATCTGGAGGGGCAGGTGGTGCCGCCGCTGCCCGCGATCGCCCCGGCGGCCGCAGCCGGGTTCGCGATGTTCGAGCTCGCCCGACACCTGCTCGGCCAGGACGCCCGACCCGGTGACGTGCAGACGGTCCTGCGGGGCCTGCCCCACAACGTGACGACGGAGATGGACCTGAGCCTGTGGGACGTGGCCGCGGCGACCCGGCTGGAGGAGTCCGCCGCGACCACCGTACGGGATGGCGAGGTCGCCGACCTCGACTCCGCCTTCCGTGCCGGCACCCTGCCCCCGGTGGTCCAGCGCGGCCTCGAGTCCTTCCTGGAGCGGTACGGCGCCCGGGCGGTGGCCGAGATCGACCTCGGCATGCCGCGTTGGCGGGACGACCCCGGCCACCTGCTCGTCGTCCTCGCGAACTACCTGCGGCTGCCCGACGGCGCGCCCGACCCGCATGCCGGGTTCCTGCGCGCCAGAAGGGAAGCCGAGGCGATGGTCGACACGCTGAGCAGGCGCGCCGGCCGCCGGGGGCGCCTGCGCGGGGCGACCGTGGCGTTCGCCCTTCGCCGGGCCCGCGAGCTGGCCGGCCTGCGGGAGATGCCGAAGTTCCTCCTCGTGCTGGGCCTGGCCCCCGCCCGGGCGGAGCTGCTCCGGGTGGGCGAGCATCTGGCCTCGACGGGTCGTCTCGCCGCGGCGGAGGACGTCTTCTTCCTCGACCTGACGGACGTGCGCGCCGCGCTCGACGGGGCCGACTTCCGCGAGGTCGTCCGGCGGCGGCGCGGGACGTACGACCTCGAGCTGGGCCGTCGTCGGGTGCCCCGTCTGCTGTGGTCGGACGGGACGGAGCCGGAGCAGGAGCCGCCGCCGAGCGCGGACGGACGCCTGCGGGGCACGCCCGCCTCACCCGGGGCCGTCACGGCGCGGGCACGCATCGTCCAGGACCCGTCCCACGCCCATCTGGAGCCCGGCGAGATCCTCGTGGCGCCCTCGACCGACCCCGGGTGGACGCCCCTGTTCCTCACCGCCGGCGGGCTCGTCATGGAGATGGGCGGCGCAAACTCCCACGGCGCCGTCGTGGCCCGCGAGTACGGCATCCCGGCCGTCGTCGGCGTCCCGGACGCCACGAGCCGGCTCACCACCGGGGCGCGGGTCCACGTGGACGGCACCCACGGAGTGGTCACGCCCGAGTAG
- a CDS encoding cation:proton antiporter: protein MTFTLLSVICLAGIAGPLLAISHRWGLPVVVGELLVGVVLGPMLLGAVHATEPTFAFLAQIGFALVMFVAGSHVPVGDSRLRTALPKGLLRAAVVGVAAAPVAVALAQVFGTGHAVLYAVLLASSSAALILPIIDALHLTGDPVLELLPQVAVADAVCIVAVPLAIDPARAGRAALGALAVVGCSVVLFVVLRATERRGWRRDVHRLSERRKFALELRINLAILFGLAAVAQTTRVSIMLAGFTFGLAVAAIGEPRRLARQLFAVTEGFFGPLFFIWLGASLDLRALGRHPSLIGLGVALGVGALATHLVPRLMGQRPALGALACAQLGVPVAAAALGVQSHLLAAGEPTALVLGALVTIAVAAVAGTLAARNRDPAPATDSSRS from the coding sequence GTGACCTTCACGCTCCTGTCCGTGATCTGCCTGGCGGGGATCGCCGGGCCGCTGCTCGCGATCTCCCACCGGTGGGGCCTGCCCGTCGTCGTCGGCGAGCTGCTGGTCGGTGTCGTGCTCGGGCCCATGCTGCTGGGGGCCGTGCACGCCACCGAGCCCACCTTCGCGTTCCTGGCACAGATCGGGTTCGCGCTGGTGATGTTCGTCGCCGGCTCCCACGTCCCCGTCGGTGACTCCCGGCTGCGGACGGCCCTGCCGAAGGGGCTGCTCCGGGCCGCCGTCGTCGGGGTCGCCGCCGCCCCGGTCGCCGTCGCGCTCGCCCAGGTCTTCGGCACCGGCCACGCCGTGCTGTATGCCGTGTTGCTGGCATCGTCCTCGGCGGCCCTGATCCTCCCGATCATCGATGCCCTCCACCTGACCGGCGACCCGGTGCTGGAGCTGCTGCCCCAGGTGGCCGTCGCCGACGCCGTCTGCATCGTCGCGGTCCCGCTGGCCATCGACCCCGCCCGCGCCGGTCGGGCCGCCCTCGGCGCGCTGGCCGTGGTCGGGTGCTCCGTCGTCCTGTTCGTGGTGCTGCGGGCCACCGAGCGGCGCGGATGGCGGCGCGACGTGCACCGCCTGTCCGAGCGTCGCAAGTTCGCCCTCGAGCTGCGGATCAACCTGGCCATCCTGTTCGGCCTCGCCGCCGTCGCCCAGACCACCCGCGTCTCGATCATGCTGGCCGGCTTCACCTTCGGCCTGGCGGTAGCGGCCATCGGCGAGCCACGCCGCCTGGCCCGTCAGCTGTTCGCGGTCACCGAGGGCTTCTTCGGCCCACTCTTCTTCATCTGGCTCGGCGCCTCCCTCGACCTGCGCGCGCTCGGCCGGCACCCCTCGCTCATCGGGCTCGGCGTGGCCCTGGGTGTCGGAGCGCTCGCCACCCACCTTGTCCCGCGGCTCATGGGGCAGCGGCCCGCGCTCGGTGCCCTGGCCTGCGCGCAGCTCGGTGTCCCGGTCGCGGCCGCGGCCCTGGGGGTGCAGTCACACCTGCTGGCCGCGGGTGAACCCACCGCCCTCGTCCTCGGTGCCCTCGTGACGATCGCGGTGGCTGCCGTGGCCGGGACCCTCGCCGCCAGGAATCGGGATCCTGCGCCCGCCACGGACAGCTCCCGCAGCTGA